The sequence GTGAGTGTGCTCTGCATGGCGATCTGGGCTTGGCTGGGCGGCAGCGCAGGAGTCTGAAAGACCTGCTGCCAGAGGGTTGGGTCGGGGTGAAGAGCGATCGATCCATGCTGTAGCAGGTAGGCACCCCGTCGTCGCTGGGCGCTGCCGATCACTTTGTGGTCGTGGGCATCGACCAAATCGGCGCTGGTGGCCAGGGCAAAGCAGTTGGGCGATCGGCTATAGTCTCGGCCTGGTTGGCCAAACTTGAGGGATACACCCAGTTCTGCCCAGCCTTTGATCAAGAACTGGCACAGAAATTGATAGGCCTGGTCACGGTTTCCAGCCAGCTGCGAGGTCACCACCGCATAGGTTAGATCGCCCTGGTGCAGCACGCCGCGCCCGCCTGTGGGTCGCTGCACCAGATCCACAGGCTGCCCCTGCCAGCTCAGGTGTTGCCAGTGCTCAGGAATTTGGTTGCGCTGGCTGACGCCCAGCGAGATTGCCGCCGGATGCCAGGTGTAGAACCGCAGCGTGGGCGGGTGGCCGTGGTGCTGGTGCTGGTCGAGCAGCCAGGTATCGATCGCCATGTGCACGGCACCGGGCGCTTCTAGGAATGGAAGCAGCCGCCAGGGGGTTCCACTCACGGGGCCTCTCCGGCGTGGTACGAACTGCGCACCAGCGGGCCAGATCGCACGTGGGTAAACCCCAGGTCGCGGGCAATATTCCCCAGGTGGTCAAATTCCTCCGGTGTCCAGTAGCGATCGACCGGGCGGTGATCGAGGGAGGGGCGCATATACTGGCCGAGGGTGAGGCGATCGCACCCCACCGCCCGCAAATCTTGCATGGCCTCGATTAGCTCAGCCTCGGTTTCGCCGTGGCCCACCATCAGCCCCGATTTGGTGGGAACAGTGGGGTCAAACGCTTTGACTAAGGCCAGCACTCGCAGAGAGCGATCGTACTTGGCCCCCCGCCGCACCGGGTCTTGCAGCCGTCGCACGGTTTCTAAATTGTGGTTATAGCAGGTGGGTTTGGCCGCTACGACGGTCTGAATGCGATCGGCCTGGCCAGCCTCGCGGGTTGGCCCACCCCAAAAATCGGGGGTCAGCACTTCGATCTCCGTGCCTGGGTTCACCTGGCGAATGGTCTCCATCACCCGCACAAACCAGCCTGCCCCGTGGTCGGGCAAATCGTCCCGCGCTACTGAGGTCAGTACCACATAGCGCAGACCCAGCAGTCGCACCGATTCGGCTACTTTTTCGGGTTCGTGGGGGTCGAGGGGCATGGGGGCGTGGCCCTTGTCTACCTGGCAGAAGGCGCAGGCGCGGGTACACACCGCCCCCATCAGCAAAAACGTAGCGGTGCGGTTGGCGTAGCATTCACCCCGGTTGGGGCAGCGGCCCTCTTCGCAAATGGTGTGAATCTGCCGCTCTTTGACAATCCGCTGCACCGTCGAGATCTCGCTGGCCTTGCCAATGGGTCGCCGCAGCCAGTCGGGCATGCGCTCTAGCTCATCCCGCAACTGCTGTCGTTGATCTGCTGTAGAAGAAGCCATAACCTCCGTAGGGTGGGCACTGCCCACCAAATGCTTTGCCGCCAGCAGGA is a genomic window of Nodosilinea sp. E11 containing:
- the lipA gene encoding lipoyl synthase — translated: MASSTADQRQQLRDELERMPDWLRRPIGKASEISTVQRIVKERQIHTICEEGRCPNRGECYANRTATFLLMGAVCTRACAFCQVDKGHAPMPLDPHEPEKVAESVRLLGLRYVVLTSVARDDLPDHGAGWFVRVMETIRQVNPGTEIEVLTPDFWGGPTREAGQADRIQTVVAAKPTCYNHNLETVRRLQDPVRRGAKYDRSLRVLALVKAFDPTVPTKSGLMVGHGETEAELIEAMQDLRAVGCDRLTLGQYMRPSLDHRPVDRYWTPEEFDHLGNIARDLGFTHVRSGPLVRSSYHAGEAP
- a CDS encoding lipoate--protein ligase family protein is translated as MSGTPWRLLPFLEAPGAVHMAIDTWLLDQHQHHGHPPTLRFYTWHPAAISLGVSQRNQIPEHWQHLSWQGQPVDLVQRPTGGRGVLHQGDLTYAVVTSQLAGNRDQAYQFLCQFLIKGWAELGVSLKFGQPGRDYSRSPNCFALATSADLVDAHDHKVIGSAQRRRGAYLLQHGSIALHPDPTLWQQVFQTPALPPSQAQIAMQSTLTLDQVIASLTQAASDCFGAQLVTQPLTELEWADIDAIAHKKGPECQRTGPSAVKT